From a single Lactococcus allomyrinae genomic region:
- a CDS encoding 50S ribosomal protein L23, with the protein MSLYDIIRKPIITEASMQAMDQKKYTFEVDSRAHKLLIKQAVEAVFDVKVASVNTISVKPKAKRVGKYTGKKSGYKKAIVTLTEDSKAIEIFGEDAE; encoded by the coding sequence ATGTCACTTTATGATATCATCCGTAAACCTATCATCACTGAAGCTTCTATGCAAGCAATGGATCAAAAGAAATATACTTTCGAAGTTGATTCACGTGCTCATAAATTGCTCATCAAACAAGCTGTTGAAGCTGTCTTTGATGTGAAAGTTGCATCAGTTAACACAATCAGTGTAAAACCTAAAGCTAAACGCGTAGGTAAATACACTGGTAAGAAATCAGGCTACAAAAAAGCTATCGTTACTTTGACTGAAGATTCTAAAGCAATTGAAATCTTTGGCGAAGACGCAGAATAA
- the rplD gene encoding 50S ribosomal protein L4 produces the protein MAKVSLFKQDGSQAGEVTLNDAVFGIEPNESVVFDVVISQRASLRQGTHAHKNRSLVSGGGKKPWRQKGTGRARQGSNRSPQWRGGGTVFGPNPRSYAYKLPQKVRQLALKSVYSAKVAENKLIALDSLEFAAPKTSEFAKVLSVLSIERKVLVVLPNEGNEFAALSARNLENVKVSTANTASVLDIVSADKLIVVQSALSQIEEVLA, from the coding sequence ATGGCAAAAGTATCATTATTTAAACAAGATGGTTCACAAGCTGGTGAAGTTACACTTAACGACGCAGTTTTTGGTATCGAACCAAACGAATCAGTCGTATTCGACGTTGTAATTTCACAACGCGCTAGCCTTCGTCAAGGTACACACGCACATAAAAATCGTTCGCTCGTATCTGGCGGTGGTAAAAAACCATGGCGTCAAAAAGGTACAGGTCGTGCCCGTCAAGGTTCAAACCGCTCTCCACAATGGCGTGGTGGTGGTACTGTCTTCGGTCCAAATCCACGTAGCTACGCATACAAACTTCCACAAAAAGTTCGTCAATTGGCGCTTAAATCAGTTTATTCAGCTAAAGTTGCTGAAAACAAATTAATCGCTCTTGACTCACTTGAATTTGCAGCACCAAAAACTTCAGAATTTGCTAAAGTTCTCTCTGTACTTTCAATTGAACGTAAAGTTCTTGTGGTTCTTCCAAACGAAGGTAACGAATTTGCAGCACTTTCTGCTCGTAACCTCGAAAACGTGAAAGTATCAACTGCTAATACAGCATCTGTACTTGACATCGTTTCAGCTGATAAACTTATCGTCGTTCAATCAGCTCTGTCACAAATTGAGGAGGTTCTTGCATAA
- the rplC gene encoding 50S ribosomal protein L3, which translates to MSKGILGKKVGMTQIFTENGELIPVTVIEATPNTVLQVKTVETDGYEATQVGFDTLREVLTNKPAKGHAAKANTTPKRFVREFKGLEGAEVGAEITVDTFAAGDVVDVTGTSKGKGFQGPIKRWGQSRGPMAHGSRYHRRPGSMGPVAANKVPKGKRLAGRMGNKRVTVQNLVVAQVLPEKNVILIKGNVPGAKKSLIVVKSAIKAK; encoded by the coding sequence ATGTCAAAAGGAATCTTAGGGAAAAAAGTGGGAATGACTCAAATCTTCACTGAAAACGGCGAATTAATTCCCGTAACAGTGATCGAAGCGACTCCTAACACAGTTCTTCAAGTTAAAACTGTTGAAACAGACGGTTATGAAGCAACTCAAGTTGGTTTCGATACACTTCGTGAAGTTTTGACTAACAAACCTGCCAAAGGTCATGCTGCTAAAGCTAATACGACTCCTAAGCGCTTCGTTCGTGAATTCAAAGGACTCGAAGGCGCTGAAGTAGGAGCAGAAATCACTGTTGATACATTCGCAGCTGGAGATGTCGTTGATGTTACCGGAACTTCTAAAGGTAAAGGTTTCCAAGGCCCAATCAAACGCTGGGGACAATCTCGTGGACCTATGGCTCACGGTTCTCGTTATCACCGTCGTCCAGGTTCAATGGGACCAGTTGCAGCCAACAAAGTTCCTAAAGGTAAACGCCTTGCAGGGCGTATGGGTAATAAACGTGTTACCGTACAAAACCTTGTTGTTGCACAAGTTCTTCCAGAAAAGAACGTTATTCTTATCAAAGGTAACGTCCCTGGAGCTAAGAAATCATTGATCGTTGTTAAATCAGCAATCAAAGCTAAATAA
- the rpsJ gene encoding 30S ribosomal protein S10, whose product MATKKIRIRLKAYEHRILDAAAEKIVETAKRTNAEVSGPIPLPTDRSVYTVIRATHKYKDSREQFEMRTHKRLIDIIEPTQKTVDSLMKLDLPSGVNIEIKL is encoded by the coding sequence ATGGCAACTAAAAAAATCCGTATCCGCTTGAAAGCATACGAACATCGTATCCTTGATGCAGCTGCTGAAAAGATTGTAGAAACTGCTAAACGTACAAACGCAGAAGTAAGTGGTCCAATTCCACTTCCAACTGACCGTAGCGTCTACACTGTTATCCGCGCGACTCACAAATATAAAGATTCACGCGAACAATTCGAAATGCGCACACACAAACGTTTGATTGATATCATCGAACCAACTCAAAAAACAGTTGATTCATTGATGAAACTTGATCTTCCAAGTGGTGTCAACATCGAAATCAAACTCTAA